The DNA segment TTCACTTTTGTCTCGTTGGAATCTCCCGACGGATAAATAACTGAAGCCACCTCAATATGTACATCAGATTCCTTATTCACCTTGATAGTGCAACTGGTAGGCTTTCCGTTAACCGTGAAAACGATGGCTTTTCCATATAATTGCGGGCTTACCCGAGAAGGATTAAAGACATATTGTCCGCCGGCTGATTGTTCTACGCCACCATCCAAGCCTGAAGTGACAACCGCTTTTACATCTCCGTTCATAGGATACACGGTAAATGGTATTGAGCCAGCTTTAGCACAAATAACCGTAGTTGGAAGTGTTAATTTAACATCAATTTTCGGGGTGCAGCAAATGTAAGGAAGTGAAAAATCTGCAAAAACCACCGGGTTTTCTGATGACTCGTACATAATAATAAAAGTGCCGCCTTTTTCCACTCCGCGCCTGTGCTCCAGTCCGGGATGTTTTTCTACATATTCATTGAAATATGCCTTAAACATGTCTTTATTATCTATAAGCTCTTCCAAAGACAACATCATCACATCAAATCCCAACTGTTTTTCATCCCTGATCTGGTTTAGCATATTGAAAGCTTTTTCATAATGCATTCCCTGATGTCCTTCTATATTATAAAATGAGTTTTTGTCTATATTAAACAGTAGAGGTTCCTGAATATGCACATCCGTCGACAACCAATTATTGAAGGCTAAATTATCTCTGTATGAACGATTGCCTGTTTTATCATAGTTCCAGGTTTTCAGGAATTCTTCACTGATTGTGTAGTAGAAAGGAACCGCTTTATTACTAAGGGGATTTAATTTCTGTGACGGAGTGATTTTAATCTGTGCACTGCCGTTATCAGCAACCGTAAAGTTTCTGAAATTCTGTACCTGCTGTGTAAAACGGCTGATCAGCAATTGTACTCTTGCAGAGTTTTTTTCATCATCCAAAACGGATGAATTGTAAAACCGGTGTCTTGAAAAATCCAGTTGCTTAACCGGAACCAGTTTTCCCAACATAATGTGTTTGGGAAAAGAATTCAGGTCCGGAAGATTTACCGTAAATGCTTTAGGAAGTAACTTTATAATTTCACTATAAGTATCTGATAAATCTTTGATCACATCATATGCATACTGAAAACCCGCATTTTGACCGAGAAAGCTTTCCAATGTGTTTTTAAATCCCTGATAATTAACAGCAGGAAGCCCTATTAGCTGAGCAATTGCATTGATTTTTTCGAAAATAACTTTACCATACTGATTGTTCTCCAAAACATCAGCATACAAACTTTTTATATCAGAAGATAAAAAAGATGCATTAACGCCCTGTTCTGCAATAAGTTTTTCTACAATAACACGCTCCTGCTTCCCATATTTAAGGATATCTTCTATAAATAACGGATGAGGCTGGATACGATCCATCGGAGCCGGTACAAGCGCTCCGCTATCCGGATCTTTTACAAGAACATTTTCTCCAAGAATATTGATAATACCTTCAGCGGTAGTAACCAATACTTTGAGATTCCGGATCTGCTGAACACCGTGATTGTCACAGTCTACTCCCCTGCAGGGTTTAATTTCCTTTTCGTAGCTTTCAAGATAAAGAAGGACATATTTATCCTCCAAACCGGCAAGATTACTGATGGGTTGAAAATCCGAATTTGCTTCCTTTGCCGTAGCCAGCTCCCAAAGTTCAATTTGATTGCCAAGTCCATTATTTTTACGAAATGGCTTATATTTCACTTTGAAATCCTCGTATACTTTAAAATGTGTGAAGTCTTTGTTTTGTATATCAATGGTTTTCAGTTCACTTACATATAAATCTTCACTAATCGCATTGGTATTGCTTAAAGTCAGCAAATCACCATCTGTCGTTACCGCTATTCCTTGCGAAAGGCGTATGCTGCTCAGGAGTTTATCGGCATAAATAAGATCCGGTTTGAAACCGCAAACAATACCCACCCCCTGAAGCATCACTCTGGATAAACGGTCCTGATCTTCAAAAAAGTCTAAAAACTCATTGAACTGGGGATGCTTTACATACTGTCCTTTACTGAATTTACGGTACTGGGTTGATATATTACTTAATTGATTATTCATTATTAT comes from the Chryseobacterium nepalense genome and includes:
- a CDS encoding PKD domain-containing protein produces the protein MNNQLSNISTQYRKFSKGQYVKHPQFNEFLDFFEDQDRLSRVMLQGVGIVCGFKPDLIYADKLLSSIRLSQGIAVTTDGDLLTLSNTNAISEDLYVSELKTIDIQNKDFTHFKVYEDFKVKYKPFRKNNGLGNQIELWELATAKEANSDFQPISNLAGLEDKYVLLYLESYEKEIKPCRGVDCDNHGVQQIRNLKVLVTTAEGIINILGENVLVKDPDSGALVPAPMDRIQPHPLFIEDILKYGKQERVIVEKLIAEQGVNASFLSSDIKSLYADVLENNQYGKVIFEKINAIAQLIGLPAVNYQGFKNTLESFLGQNAGFQYAYDVIKDLSDTYSEIIKLLPKAFTVNLPDLNSFPKHIMLGKLVPVKQLDFSRHRFYNSSVLDDEKNSARVQLLISRFTQQVQNFRNFTVADNGSAQIKITPSQKLNPLSNKAVPFYYTISEEFLKTWNYDKTGNRSYRDNLAFNNWLSTDVHIQEPLLFNIDKNSFYNIEGHQGMHYEKAFNMLNQIRDEKQLGFDVMMLSLEELIDNKDMFKAYFNEYVEKHPGLEHRRGVEKGGTFIIMYESSENPVVFADFSLPYICCTPKIDVKLTLPTTVICAKAGSIPFTVYPMNGDVKAVVTSGLDGGVEQSAGGQYVFNPSRVSPQLYGKAIVFTVNGKPTSCTIKVNKESDVHIEVASVIYPSGDSNETKVKFKISGTGFTTYDYNWDFLQNGNFVNLKPDGEGNVNYIYYDLNPAEIPVITVNVNSNGCTQIITIRNWYNGPVTTIDDISFPKGNCCEGVMPTIRAEAGDFQRFPLSKNSFVLTGSGSGADTLYYSWIQTQGPAVTLMDVNKPSLIVKNLIIGTYEFKLTVIDPHSGAFATDLVQVSVFEG